The following are encoded in a window of Streptomyces sp. SAT1 genomic DNA:
- a CDS encoding SdrD B-like domain-containing protein — MGATSAPSSAAADGTLTVEVLRDFFGTGVLNATMDVPQRGMKIEVSDPAGHHVTGVTDATGKVVVPASDVLSGGRYRVDVSVPAPYDGHLRAAPASTAENHFDSFTSFVDVSDGKDASVVTGVWDPADYALPDTRYFVPVHNGAGGTDERALVAFGTKVRGTCPTDTACPTTLATQDQVGTTFGLAYDKDRTRLFQSAFARRYTAYGPQGGGAVYTVPVDGSGAPRLFAQVPDAAVTRHDTAHLIKDPGFTDAPGKESIGGLALSEDGATLYAVNLRSRSLVSFDATGATAAAPRATVPIPDPGCASPGDWRPFGLQVHDNTLYVGGVCSAESTQRRADLKAVVSVYDGRRFTTVLSHPLTQERGSVFGSGDIATHWNPWNTRPDSWDDRKSGSVFIDPQPELASLAFGRDGSMVLGFRDRFMDVLSWGGLDPRPGNDTAENGMSGGDITMVCATATGEYQWEGTGSCPDHATPADSGGQGAGVIEYFPGDFYANAHQETALGSVAYIPQQQWVVSTEFDPVVHVATSGTGYHDITTGQGPGNNPTANGFQFVSQEQGGFGKAGGLGDIAYAAANAPVQIGNVVWFDGDHNGIQDPGHVLLPGATIDLLDADGKQVATTRTDAAGEYYFGGVGADYQLTPGAKYTVRFDVCTADTGQVPEQPPASELRFTLPRAGADRAHDSDVTPPTTGPLCDGRAPVTAPDRPGGVDHTIDAGVYIPKAAPSPSPTPTPSPTSTPSPGPASPPASAPPSPAPPANNPAPADSGPGSMAHTGMSGVPQLIGLVGLLVGSGLVVAFVSRRRLRKH; from the coding sequence GTGGGAGCGACGTCCGCACCGTCCTCGGCCGCCGCCGACGGCACGCTGACGGTCGAGGTGCTGCGCGACTTCTTCGGCACCGGCGTGCTCAACGCGACGATGGACGTGCCCCAGCGGGGCATGAAGATCGAGGTCTCCGACCCCGCCGGACACCATGTCACCGGCGTCACGGACGCCACCGGAAAGGTCGTGGTACCCGCCTCGGACGTGCTGAGCGGCGGCCGTTACCGCGTCGACGTCAGCGTTCCGGCACCGTACGACGGCCATCTGAGGGCGGCACCCGCGTCGACGGCGGAGAACCACTTCGACAGCTTCACGTCCTTCGTGGACGTGTCGGACGGCAAGGACGCCTCGGTGGTCACGGGGGTGTGGGACCCGGCCGACTACGCGCTGCCGGACACGCGGTACTTCGTGCCCGTCCACAACGGCGCCGGCGGGACCGACGAGCGGGCGCTCGTGGCGTTCGGGACGAAGGTCCGCGGCACCTGCCCCACGGACACGGCGTGCCCGACCACGCTGGCCACGCAGGACCAGGTCGGCACGACGTTCGGGCTGGCGTACGACAAGGACCGGACCCGGCTGTTCCAGAGCGCGTTCGCCCGCCGGTACACCGCCTACGGCCCGCAGGGCGGGGGCGCCGTCTACACGGTGCCGGTCGACGGCTCGGGCGCGCCGCGGCTGTTCGCGCAGGTGCCGGACGCCGCGGTGACACGGCACGACACCGCGCACCTGATCAAGGATCCCGGATTCACCGACGCGCCGGGCAAGGAGAGCATCGGCGGCCTCGCCCTGTCGGAGGACGGGGCCACGCTCTACGCGGTGAACCTCCGCTCCCGCAGCCTGGTGAGCTTCGACGCGACCGGAGCCACCGCCGCGGCGCCCCGGGCGACGGTCCCGATCCCGGACCCGGGGTGCGCGAGCCCCGGCGACTGGCGGCCGTTCGGTCTCCAGGTCCACGACAACACGCTGTACGTCGGCGGCGTGTGCAGCGCGGAGAGCACACAGCGGCGCGCGGACCTGAAGGCCGTCGTCTCCGTCTACGACGGCAGGCGGTTCACCACGGTGCTCAGCCACCCGCTCACGCAGGAACGCGGCAGCGTCTTCGGTTCCGGCGACATCGCCACCCACTGGAACCCGTGGAACACCCGGCCCGACTCGTGGGACGACCGGAAGTCGGGCAGCGTCTTCATCGACCCGCAGCCGGAGCTGGCCTCCCTCGCCTTCGGCCGCGACGGCTCCATGGTCCTGGGCTTCCGCGACCGGTTCATGGACGTGCTCAGCTGGGGCGGCCTGGACCCGCGCCCGGGGAACGACACGGCGGAGAACGGCATGTCCGGCGGCGACATCACCATGGTCTGCGCCACCGCCACCGGTGAGTACCAGTGGGAAGGCACCGGAAGCTGCCCCGACCACGCCACGCCCGCCGACAGCGGCGGCCAGGGCGCCGGTGTCATCGAGTACTTCCCGGGCGACTTCTACGCCAACGCGCACCAGGAGACCGCGCTGGGCTCGGTGGCCTACATCCCCCAGCAGCAGTGGGTCGTCAGCACGGAGTTCGACCCGGTCGTGCACGTGGCGACCTCCGGGACCGGGTACCACGACATCACGACCGGTCAGGGACCGGGCAACAACCCGACCGCCAACGGCTTCCAGTTCGTGAGCCAGGAACAGGGCGGGTTCGGCAAGGCGGGCGGACTCGGTGACATCGCGTACGCCGCGGCGAACGCCCCGGTCCAGATCGGCAACGTCGTGTGGTTCGACGGCGACCACAACGGCATCCAGGACCCGGGGCACGTACTGCTGCCGGGGGCGACGATCGACCTGCTGGACGCGGACGGCAAACAGGTCGCGACGACCAGGACCGATGCCGCCGGCGAGTACTACTTCGGCGGTGTCGGCGCCGACTACCAGCTCACACCGGGCGCGAAATACACGGTCCGGTTCGACGTGTGCACCGCGGACACCGGCCAGGTGCCCGAGCAACCCCCGGCGAGCGAGCTGAGGTTCACCCTCCCGCGGGCCGGTGCCGACCGCGCGCACGACTCCGATGTGACCCCGCCGACCACCGGCCCCCTGTGCGACGGCCGCGCACCGGTCACGGCACCGGACAGGCCCGGGGGCGTCGATCACACCATCGACGCCGGGGTGTACATCCCGAAGGCGGCACCGAGCCCGAGCCCCACCCCGACTCCGTCGCCGACCTCCACTCCGTCGCCGGGCCCGGCCTCACCGCCGGCCTCCGCGCCGCCGTCCCCCGCACCGCCCGCGAACAACCCGGCCCCGGCCGACTCAGGCCCGGGTTCGATGGCGCACACCGGTATGTCCGGGGTGCCGCAGCTGATCGGTCTCGTCGGGCTGCTGGTGGGCAGTGGTCTGGTCGTCGCGTTCGTGAGCCGGCGGCGCCTGCGCAAGCACTGA
- a CDS encoding NosD domain-containing protein has product MPRLALRVLAAVLGTLSLAVGCGGGGDGSDKGRRPDGAQVTIRVPADAPTISSAVSLARPGDLVLVSAGVYHESVRIGTARVTLRGVSRDKVVIDGRLRQPNGVVVAAPGVAVQNLTVENNTQNGVLVTGSAKAAAGMPGRSGGYDTGEEPVTFLKSFLVSYVTATRNGLYGIYAFSAQNGVIEHSYASGAADSGIYVGQCKPCRIVVRDNVAELNAVGYEGTNAGGDMYVVGNRLAGNRVGLTTDSDHQEKLLPQRGAVVAGNLIAANQQTATPQQADGGWGIGVGVDGGSDNEFTRNRVTGNSSAGLVLTASADLPPVGNRIVENTFTGNGVDVGWTFPTATRGRGNCLRGNALRSTVPARLAEVAACPRPAASLSPAGRWTAPTAPGGIPFTEVAAPGPQPQFPRAATTGATAVPAVPALPRTADIPLPPVSLLAANARVRVS; this is encoded by the coding sequence ATGCCTCGATTAGCTCTTCGCGTGCTGGCGGCCGTACTGGGCACGCTGTCCCTCGCGGTCGGTTGCGGCGGTGGTGGCGACGGGTCGGACAAGGGGCGGCGGCCGGACGGTGCGCAGGTGACGATCCGGGTGCCCGCCGATGCCCCGACGATCTCCTCCGCGGTGTCCCTGGCCCGGCCCGGCGACCTGGTGCTGGTCTCCGCGGGGGTGTACCACGAGTCGGTGCGGATCGGCACGGCACGTGTCACGCTGCGCGGTGTGTCCCGGGACAAGGTCGTCATCGACGGCCGGCTGCGGCAGCCGAACGGCGTGGTCGTCGCGGCACCCGGGGTGGCCGTGCAGAACCTGACCGTGGAGAACAACACGCAGAACGGCGTCCTGGTCACCGGTTCGGCGAAGGCGGCCGCCGGGATGCCGGGGCGCAGCGGTGGTTACGACACCGGCGAGGAGCCCGTCACCTTCCTCAAGTCGTTCCTGGTCTCGTACGTGACCGCGACCCGCAACGGCCTGTACGGCATCTACGCGTTCTCCGCGCAGAACGGTGTCATCGAGCACTCCTACGCGTCGGGCGCCGCCGACTCGGGGATCTACGTCGGACAGTGCAAGCCCTGCCGCATCGTGGTGCGGGACAACGTCGCCGAGCTCAACGCGGTCGGCTATGAGGGCACCAACGCCGGTGGAGACATGTATGTGGTCGGCAACCGGCTGGCCGGCAACCGGGTCGGGCTCACCACCGACTCGGACCACCAGGAGAAACTGCTCCCGCAGCGAGGTGCCGTGGTCGCGGGCAATCTGATCGCCGCCAATCAGCAGACGGCCACGCCGCAGCAGGCCGACGGCGGGTGGGGCATCGGCGTCGGCGTCGACGGCGGCAGCGACAACGAGTTCACGCGCAACCGCGTCACCGGCAACAGCAGCGCCGGGCTGGTGCTGACCGCTTCGGCCGACCTGCCTCCGGTCGGCAACCGGATCGTGGAGAACACCTTCACCGGCAACGGTGTCGACGTCGGCTGGACGTTCCCCACCGCCACGCGGGGGCGGGGCAACTGCTTGCGGGGCAACGCCCTGCGTTCCACCGTGCCCGCACGGCTCGCGGAGGTCGCGGCCTGTCCGCGTCCGGCCGCGTCGCTCTCCCCCGCCGGCAGGTGGACGGCGCCGACGGCACCCGGCGGCATCCCGTTCACCGAGGTCGCGGCGCCGGGTCCGCAGCCGCAGTTCCCCCGGGCCGCCACCACGGGCGCCACCGCCGTCCCCGCCGTCCCCGCCCTGCCGAGGACGGCGGACATCCCGTTGCCGCCGGTGTCGCTGCTCGCCGCGAACGCGCGGGTGCGGGTGTCCTGA
- a CDS encoding Dyp-type peroxidase gives MRRAAPHPSRRRFLDVTGAMVAAGLTAGCTPDPARPGRGAPSAPATPVTVPAAGRHQAGITLPRTAQRNLLAVVADLGPDVAPGPLLAELGQTVSALVAGTDPRLLGLPPGDLTVTVGVGPRLVRAAGAALPGATDLPEFSRERIAPRARGGDLLMQICAGDALLLPVAAAALLDQAGARLRERWRQSARRGADVPLGNGLTAPRNPLGFIDGIVGPHTAAEQQRDLWLTGPPEVAGGTLAVLRRMELDLPRFAALSVAEQEAVFGRHRADGAPLSGGPVAAGPDLGAKTADGRYLVPADAHARRANPAVVGTGLMLRRSYSIDDPAPGLLFISFQNDLRTFTATLTHMDTSDALLRFTTTTAGATFLILPGFDRQHPLGSRLFGRPR, from the coding sequence ATGCGCCGAGCCGCCCCCCACCCGTCGCGCCGCAGGTTCCTCGATGTCACCGGTGCCATGGTGGCCGCCGGGCTGACCGCCGGGTGCACACCGGACCCGGCCCGGCCGGGCCGAGGCGCTCCTTCCGCACCGGCCACGCCCGTGACGGTTCCGGCGGCGGGCCGCCACCAGGCAGGCATCACACTTCCCCGGACGGCCCAGCGCAACCTGCTCGCCGTGGTGGCCGACCTCGGCCCCGACGTGGCTCCCGGCCCGCTGCTGGCCGAACTCGGACAGACCGTGAGCGCCCTCGTCGCGGGCACCGACCCGCGGCTGCTGGGCCTGCCGCCGGGCGACCTCACCGTGACCGTCGGCGTGGGCCCCCGCCTGGTGCGGGCGGCCGGCGCCGCACTGCCCGGTGCGACGGACCTTCCGGAATTCTCCCGCGAGCGGATCGCCCCACGGGCACGCGGCGGCGACCTGCTGATGCAGATCTGCGCCGGTGACGCGCTGCTCCTCCCGGTCGCCGCCGCCGCGCTCCTGGACCAGGCCGGGGCGCGCCTGCGCGAACGCTGGCGGCAGTCCGCACGCCGCGGTGCGGACGTGCCCCTGGGCAACGGCCTCACCGCGCCCCGCAACCCGCTGGGCTTCATCGACGGCATCGTGGGCCCGCACACGGCCGCCGAACAACAGCGCGACCTGTGGCTGACCGGACCGCCCGAGGTCGCCGGTGGCACCCTCGCCGTGCTGCGGCGCATGGAACTCGATCTGCCGCGGTTCGCGGCGCTGTCCGTCGCCGAGCAGGAAGCGGTCTTCGGGCGGCACAGGGCCGACGGCGCCCCCCTCTCCGGCGGTCCCGTCGCCGCGGGTCCGGACCTCGGCGCCAAGACGGCGGACGGCCGCTATCTCGTCCCCGCGGACGCCCACGCGCGCAGGGCCAACCCCGCCGTGGTCGGCACCGGCCTCATGCTCCGCCGCTCCTACAGCATCGACGACCCCGCACCCGGCCTGCTCTTCATCAGCTTCCAGAACGACCTGCGGACCTTCACCGCCACCCTCACCCACATGGACACCTCCGACGCACTGCTGCGCTTCACCACCACGACCGCCGGAGCGACGTTCCTCATCCTCCCGGGCTTCGACCGCCAACACCCCCTCGGTTCCCGGCTGTTCGGCCGACCACGCTGA
- a CDS encoding SpoIIE family protein phosphatase, giving the protein MSTTEEPHGPRDTEHRPEPVAPVLPAARGASAPPDAPGRAPASPVGRLAATVERLRREVRNAQAEAEGRALVEMAKGILVERLGCGPAQAARQLAELTAQARMTTLEFAVEVINQAARDRVAEVTDAFLAAAGGAVERDTAAVRLRAAESGVLAADDTQAVADSLLEHALRPLGAVAVAVWAAGADGSLTLVGSAGFSPADATRWRYVPPEVATVARRALTERAGQWLPSLSGTGLPTIGRHAHPDGGRVAVPAGTGGRIHGVLEIAWPEPLEPQPPQIVRQVDALAELCAHTLETYTLHRDAGHEPGILPPTAELMDLADGLHDPALVLVPHVDGSGQLVDFRIQHVNSRFLDPAGRPRAVVNGALLLEAYPMAAGKSELFQRVERVWATGEPFRARRMQLMSLVDQVPLSTVADISISRHGTSVLLLWRIEDETARLASLLQHAQRLGRIGGFEENLLTGEITWNDQLFHLYGREPAGSPVPLEELPQHAHSDDAVPLGRFLRTVLHQRRPASAAFRLQRPDGVTRHIRVVAEPVLDTDGRLFAVRGAYQDISAQHWTEVALAATRDQLAHTEQQATERNRLTLQLQHAIMPPTQAPLQVSGLEIAVRYRPAETEHLVGGDWYDTVVLPSGLVLLCVGDVAGHGIEAATSMVVLRNALRGLAVTGAGPGQLLSWLNIVAHHLTGAVTATAVCALYDQDRRVLRWARAGHLPPVLVRGPEAAPLPLIKGLLLGAVPDAVYEEAELELASGDTVLLYTDGLIERRDRSVEESLAHLLATALTAPRTLDQQLDRLLTYSKSDTDDDTCVVGTRVV; this is encoded by the coding sequence GTGAGCACCACCGAAGAACCGCACGGGCCGCGGGACACCGAGCACCGCCCGGAGCCGGTCGCGCCCGTCCTGCCGGCCGCCCGCGGCGCCTCGGCGCCGCCGGACGCGCCCGGCCGCGCACCGGCCTCGCCCGTCGGCAGGCTGGCCGCCACGGTGGAACGGCTGCGCCGCGAGGTGCGCAACGCGCAGGCGGAGGCGGAGGGCCGGGCCCTGGTCGAGATGGCCAAGGGCATCCTGGTCGAGCGGCTCGGGTGCGGTCCGGCACAGGCGGCCCGGCAACTCGCCGAGCTGACCGCGCAGGCCAGGATGACGACGCTGGAGTTCGCGGTCGAGGTCATCAACCAGGCCGCCCGGGACCGGGTGGCGGAGGTCACGGACGCCTTCCTGGCCGCCGCCGGTGGCGCGGTGGAGCGCGACACCGCCGCCGTACGGCTGCGGGCGGCCGAGAGCGGGGTGCTGGCGGCCGACGACACCCAGGCCGTCGCCGACTCCCTGCTGGAGCACGCGTTGCGTCCGCTGGGCGCGGTGGCCGTGGCCGTGTGGGCCGCGGGCGCCGACGGCTCGCTGACCCTCGTCGGCAGCGCCGGGTTCTCCCCGGCGGATGCCACCCGATGGCGGTACGTCCCGCCGGAGGTGGCGACGGTGGCGCGCCGCGCCCTGACCGAGCGGGCCGGGCAGTGGCTGCCTTCGCTCTCCGGAACGGGGCTGCCGACCATCGGCCGGCACGCGCACCCGGACGGCGGCCGGGTCGCGGTCCCCGCGGGCACCGGCGGCCGCATCCACGGCGTGCTGGAGATCGCCTGGCCCGAACCGCTCGAACCCCAGCCGCCGCAGATCGTCCGGCAGGTGGACGCCCTGGCCGAGCTGTGCGCGCACACCCTGGAGACGTACACGCTGCACCGGGACGCGGGACACGAGCCGGGGATCCTGCCGCCCACGGCCGAACTGATGGACCTGGCGGACGGGTTGCACGATCCCGCCCTGGTCCTGGTCCCGCACGTCGACGGCTCCGGGCAGTTGGTCGACTTCCGCATCCAGCACGTCAACAGCCGCTTCCTGGACCCGGCGGGCCGCCCCCGCGCGGTCGTCAACGGGGCGTTGCTGCTGGAGGCGTATCCCATGGCCGCGGGCAAGAGCGAGCTGTTCCAGCGGGTGGAACGGGTGTGGGCCACGGGCGAGCCGTTCCGGGCCCGGCGCATGCAGCTGATGTCGCTGGTCGACCAGGTGCCGCTGTCGACGGTCGCGGACATCAGCATCAGCCGGCACGGCACCAGCGTCCTGCTGCTCTGGCGCATCGAGGACGAGACCGCACGGCTGGCGAGCCTCCTCCAGCACGCCCAGCGCCTGGGCCGTATCGGCGGCTTCGAGGAGAACCTGCTCACCGGGGAGATCACCTGGAACGACCAGCTGTTCCACCTGTACGGGCGTGAACCGGCCGGTTCGCCGGTGCCTCTGGAGGAGTTGCCCCAGCACGCGCACTCCGACGACGCGGTGCCGCTCGGCAGGTTCCTGCGGACGGTGCTGCACCAGCGCAGGCCGGCCTCCGCGGCGTTCCGTCTGCAACGGCCCGACGGGGTGACCCGGCACATCCGGGTGGTCGCGGAACCGGTGCTGGACACCGACGGCCGGCTGTTCGCCGTCCGGGGTGCCTACCAGGACATCTCCGCCCAGCACTGGACGGAGGTCGCGCTCGCCGCCACCCGGGACCAACTCGCCCACACCGAGCAGCAGGCGACCGAGCGCAACCGGCTCACCCTGCAACTGCAGCACGCCATCATGCCGCCGACGCAGGCTCCGCTTCAGGTGTCGGGTCTGGAGATCGCCGTGCGCTACCGGCCGGCGGAGACCGAGCACCTGGTGGGCGGCGACTGGTACGACACCGTGGTACTGCCGTCCGGGCTGGTGCTGCTCTGCGTGGGCGACGTCGCCGGGCACGGCATCGAGGCCGCGACCAGCATGGTGGTGCTGCGCAACGCCCTGCGCGGGCTCGCCGTGACCGGGGCGGGGCCCGGCCAACTGCTGTCGTGGCTGAACATCGTGGCGCACCACCTCACAGGCGCGGTCACCGCCACCGCGGTCTGCGCGCTGTACGACCAGGACCGCCGCGTCCTGCGGTGGGCGCGGGCGGGCCACCTTCCGCCCGTGCTGGTCCGCGGGCCGGAGGCCGCTCCCCTGCCGCTCATCAAGGGCCTGCTGCTGGGCGCGGTGCCCGACGCCGTGTACGAGGAGGCGGAGCTGGAGCTGGCGTCCGGGGACACCGTGCTGCTGTACACCGACGGGCTGATCGAGCGCCGGGACCGGAGCGTGGAGGAATCCCTGGCCCACCTGCTGGCCACGGCCCTGACGGCGCCGAGGACGCTGGATCAGCAGCTCGACCGCCTGCTGACCTACAGCAAGTCGGACACGGACGACGACACCTGCGTCGTCGGCACCCGGGTGGTGTAG